Genomic window (Ananas comosus cultivar F153 linkage group 1, ASM154086v1, whole genome shotgun sequence):
TCTTCAGTAAGCACAGCCATTTgacaaattacaaattattcaATATCATAACTTGGAAGTAGAAACAAGGATACAATAATACCTTGGTTGTTCTCATATCCTCCATATCCACCTTGATTGTAGTTATATCCTCCATATCCATCCTGATTGTTGCCATATCCACCATATCCACCTTGATTGTTCACATATCCACCATATTCACCATATCCTCCTCTACTccaccctcttcctcttcctctaccTCTCACTATTCTTCTACCACGGCCTCGTTCATATGAATCTACATCAAAAACTCTGAAAAGTATTTAATcgtttcatcaattaaaaatttacctGCTACGTACAGGACCTTAATTAATATGACCTTGTGTTTGCCTTGTTTGATATTGTGGCGGCTGCTGATACTGCTGGGTCTGCTGAAGTCTTCTTTGTTGCTTTGGCTGCTCTGCATGAAGTGGAGCTTGGTATCTACCAGATACGTAACAGATAGATCATGAGAAACAAAATGAAGTCATTATGCTGTATTATATAAGCTTTCCTTCAGAGACTAATAAAGGATCTCCACTTGGCGTTTCATATGAAAGTGGATAGTATTAAACAGATTACCCAGGGGAATTCTTATTCAGCTCTCTCAGCGACAAAGAGATCGAGATCATTGAAACATGGCGTGTCAATTCCAATCTGCACCAAAATAATAGAAACACTAAAAGTTTCATGGACAAGTTGCTCAATACTAATATTGAAGAAAAGCAAAACCTGTAAGAGACTTAACGGTACAAGGCCCTCTTCAACAGGCTCCCACACATCAGTGATACTGACAGAACTGATAGAGGTATCTTGATGCAACCCAGGGTTCCTTTTCTGTAGTCAAAACAGATTGGTGAGGGGACCCAATCATTCAGCATATATAAGGTAAAATCTTTGAAGACCCCCTCAAGTGTCGGCATTTAGGTAAGAACACCCCCCAACCCcaagaaaaactaattttctatTTACAAGACCCCAACTTTGGACTGTTTTGATTTTAGCAGTTTCCATTAGTTGAACTAGGAATTgcatcaaatttcaatttccattcaattaaaatttaatgtctcTGATGATTTTAGCTGAATAGTTGAGGCAGTCTTCATGCATTTTACCTATATTTAATGAAGGGGAGAGAAACGGTCGCCAACCTTTATTATCTCTGCAATAGCCACAGCCTTGCTGATTGCCTGTCCCATGGCCTTCAAAACAATCTCTCGCACCCGTTTTTCCTGATCAAAGAACAATCAAACAGATGTAACTATCAAAATGCAGAACTTCACTTCTTTGTAACCATCTGCTCTCTCTTTTCCCACACCATCAACATGCATTCACTATCCACGAGTAGTGACTAGTGAACAAGATTACATGTTAATGTTAATGAAGGAAATGTATCCTCCAAGGAAACTGTCTAGACTCTAGTACAGCTCCAAATGTGCTGCTTAAGAGATAGTATAACTTTAATCCACTCGCAATGCATGCCATGGTTATCTAATGTAGAGCAGCAACCATACATAAAGAAACTAATCATACATAAAAGCGCATTTAACAGGTCgtagaaaaaagaaagcaattAGCTGTGAACAAAAGTAATGCATGGTCCAAAAATACTTCAACAATGAGTAGGTTATAGAAGAAAACTAACAATGACTTGTGAACACCGTACAAATCACAAAAAGCACAAATCCACATAGAAACAGAGAATAACGACACTCACTATGCAGCAACAGTCACCTCCGTAAGCTTAACATCTTGTGGAAACCCTAATCTGAGATAGAACAACCGAACGAAAGATCTAACAGAGACGAGGAGACAAGGATTCACCTGTAGGAGGCTCGTAGCGTAGCTCACATAGTTCCGGATGAGTCCCTGCGACGTGATTCGGATCTCGTTCTCGTTTATGACCGATTCCGGCCGCGGCTTCTCCACTCTAGTGTATCTATCCATGGCGCGCGAGCTCCGCCTAAACCCTAGACGACGAGATCCCTAATTCCCTAGGGCTAGGGTTATGGttacagagagagagggggcgGTTGGGGGCGAGGTGCGGAGGAGGAGAATGGGGGCCCTCCAAAACCCTAGCAgggtggggagagggagagagagaggtgggatAGGGgagagttttatatatatacacggaAGAGACCATGGGATTAGAATTTAGAGGAGAGATGCTTAACACAATCGGATGATGCTTAAAACCTCTGGTGAGGATTTTAACGGCATCCGCCACATATGCGGATTCGTTTGTTTAGAGAGTGGAGGGCAATAAGTATTTAAACTACGAACCATTTTCAATTTactatatctaattttttaaaattttaatttaaatatgtaattttaaatttatttgatttgagtccgGCGATAAAATTTTTACTCCCAAATTCAAGTTAAttgattattttaataaatctaTAGTTACGAcagtttcaaattttgaagctaaaatatttatgattatttcaaatcaaataaattaaaatttgaaagattgaTAGTTGACTAAAAGTAATTCAAAGTTAGATGATTTCTCTATGCTTCTACCCTTGTTTTTTAGTCCAACTTATTGCTCTAATAAGTAATAACATATATTATTGGCTATCATATAGAGCTAGTCacgttatatgtatatattaatatataaataatagtaTAGTATAAAAGATGCTTTATAAAAACATTGTTCTTTcatgcttttttaaaaaaaggaactaAAAAAAACTACTGATGTACTATAGTACTATTgtataacatataaataagtccCATTTATTATAGACCGTAGTGAATTATGAACGGACCAGCTCGCACCGAGTACATTACAGCTAGGTCAAAATTGGACCAGGTTTcgcaaaaaacttttttttttttttcccgcaaCAGTAATTTAGCAAATGATTAACAATAAGCAATTCAAATTATGCCTAATACTGGTTCGGGTTGAACTTAGACGGGCCCAATGGGCCTAATTTCGGTCCAGGGTAATTTTCTCTGATTCGGGTCCAGCCCGACCCCAAAGTTTTGCGATTACACCACGCCGATATTGGTCCAAAACGGCCCGCCGGGTCGAACCGGAGTCAAATGGAAAGACCCAAACCCGGTAATAGCGGACCAGGTTTGATCTCTcataaaaatttggaaaaacttcaaatagtcCTCTTGTGgccctgtggtttcactttttctcactttagtactctgtggtttaaagtatatcaaattagtaccttatggtttcgcagtttctcactttagaatcatgtggtttaaagtgtatcaaattagtactatgcggttttgcactttctcacttaagtaccctgtggtttaatatttcattaagagaaaaataaaaccacagggtactaatttgatataaaaataaaaccacagggtactaacttgatacaaaaataaaactatagagtactaacttgatacattttaaactataggatactaaagtgaaaaagtgcaaaaccacagggtactaacttgatacactttaaactatagggtactaaaatgaaaaagtgcaaaaccacatggggttttttgaagtttttcctaaaaattttattggtCAGAAGGGTTGAGCCAGGCCAAATttgttcaaataaattattgatttttcaaatttaaatttactttctTAGAATATGGTGGGAATCAAAAGTATTGATTCGTCCAATAAGTCTACATACTCTATATAGCACTATCTATgtttaaaataacttttaaaaggaaaaaataaaaattagattggaTTAATGACATGATAATATACCAAATTGTCCTATATTACTGCAATTTTATATTCGTCTATTGAGACTTCCAAACTAAGTAAAAGAGAATTTCCTGCCATAGATTCTTAGGACAACTGAACTGAAAATTTgtcttttgtttaatttgtattcttaattttaattatcaaatctagtagcaatttttttatattcaaatttattatgTGTTAActgatcatatatataatgcaagtgacaaaggacttaATGATTTGTATATTTGGTTCTAAGTTCAAAGCTCAGTTGTTTCATACAGTGACATTTTTagctagatttattttttttcagaaaatgaaaaCACCATGTTCAACCATTTGATCAATCTTTTGGTGATATTAAGCCAAAGAAAAATAGCAGTAACTTTGTATAATTtactcttaattaattaagagttCCACAAACACAAGTTAAGTTTGAGTAGTCGAAAAGAATTTAATGAGACTAAGCTAAATATTCGTGTGAAAGATTAATGACAATGATCTTATATTAATCTTAATGATATTACTTCACTTTGAGTCTCTCCATCCTCCTCTAATTGCCCCCTCTCTTGAAATAAGCAAATCCATATTATCCTATATATCATCATTCATGTAGTTGAAAAGAAAGGGAAATAATTTAATGAGACTAGATATCTATGTGAACAAAAAACGACATTTATCTTATCTTAATCTTAATGATATTACTTCACTTTGAGTCTCTCCATCCTCATCTAATTGACCCCAATAatgcatattattattatcctatCACCATTCattgccttttcttttcctactatatataaattatatcagGTACGTTGTATATCTGCCCACTTTTACTGTCTTTTATTTAAACTCAAAATTGCATTAATTTTCAGGATGTTTTCTGTATTAATAATATGAACAGTTAACTTAGCTGTAAATGCAACAGCAGAATTAGTTAACAGTTATTCAAAGACTAATAtgagatcatttttttttatttttttgagagcaAAAAATAGCAAGCTATGaatttcgttctttttttaagaattgaacttagttagaaatataatgtaattaattaagcttCAAACTTAAGATCTCAAATATCAGCCATTCAGTTTTTAGTCAACCACGCTAGATACCGCCAATTAATATGAGTCAATTATTGTTATgtaataaatgaaataaacgaagcgggtagcgtgctacctatctctcaaaaaaaaaaaaaaattgttatgtAATCCATCGGTTAAGCTTAATGTCAGACTCAGTAAAGTGGACTAGAAAGACTATTTTTGTGTTAAATTGAAGGACTGATTAAATTTCATTGtttcttattgtttttttttttttagttaatccTTATAGACTAATTTAATAGTAACTAAATTTCAATTGACTCATATAtttacgaaaataaataagGTAAAAGATGCGAGTGAGAATATGACCTAGACTCTCAGTGAGGGAAAGTTgaatttctaaccaaaattttgCATGATCTTAGGAATAGTTACCGCGTTAAATTAATTGTTGAACaaatttgttttcaatttttattgtgTTGTCACGTATATATCATGCTTATATTTTTTCCGTTCTAATAGTGTTCTAAATCTGCACAACCTTACCCTTTTTGAACAATGAAAATGATTGAAGACAATAAACAAGGAAATGAAAGGTGCTAATTAATCACCTTATATCCGATATTGCTTTATTCAATTAACACACATGCATGCATCTGGGCATAAATCCacacttaattaatttaaaaattaattaaatgcgtgcacattaataatataattacttGGTCTTCATAGTAATCAATTCCTTTGAAATGTCGTTTACTCCACTCCAATGCTTGCCCAACAAAATATCTTCCTTAAACGAGCAAAGAAAGAGATAGCAAAGCAGAACAACACTAAAATATATTTACCTTTTCTTTGTTCTTAAATATCCGTACAATAACATCACACCAGGAAATacgtacaaa
Coding sequences:
- the LOC109712504 gene encoding translation initiation factor IF-2-like isoform X1 — protein: MDRYTRVEKPRPESVINENEIRITSQGLIRNYVSYATSLLQEKRVREIVLKAMGQAISKAVAIAEIIKKRNPGLHQDTSISSVSITDVWEPVEEGLVPLELTRHVSMISISLSLRELNKNSPGYQAPLHAEQPKQQRRLQQTQQYQQPPQYQTRQTQDSYERGRGRRIVRGRGRGRGWSRGGYGEYGGYVNNQGGYGGYGNNQDGYGGYNYNQGGYGGYENNQENGGWNSNWGRGGGRGRGNWGYRGKLLKQQTVPLSLLLCASRMVQDMKEAEVVEGPEVEVTSAGEEGWGAEGEGTRPIKMGDGFLNFSQHAWLFLAKKN
- the LOC109712504 gene encoding translation initiation factor IF-2-like isoform X3, with product MDRYTRVEKPRPESVINENEIRITSQGLIRNYVSYATSLLQEKRVREIVLKAMGQAISKAVAIAEIIKKRNPGLHQDTSISSVSITDVWEPVEEGLVPLELTRHVSMISISLSLRELNKNSPGYQAPLHAEQPKQQRRLQQTQQYQQPPQYQTRQTQDSYERGRGRRIVRGRGRGRGWSRGGYGEYGGYVNNQGGYGGYGNNQDGYGGYNYNQGGYGGYENNQGAGYERGRGGGGPGGRGYIRGRGRMGGRGRGNQAY
- the LOC109712504 gene encoding TATA-binding protein-associated factor 2N-like isoform X2: MDRYTRVEKPRPESVINENEIRITSQGLIRNYVSYATSLLQEKRVREIVLKAMGQAISKAVAIAEIIKKRNPGLHQDTSISSVSITDVWEPVEEGLVPLELTRHVSMISISLSLRELNKNSPGYQAPLHAEQPKQQRRLQQTQQYQQPPQYQTRQTQDSYERGRGRRIVRGRGRGRGWSRGGYGEYGGYVNNQGGYGGYGNNQDGYGGYNYNQGGYGGYENNQENGGWNSNWGRGGGRGRGNWGYRGAGYERGRGGGGPGGRGYIRGRGRMGGRGRGNQAY